The following nucleotide sequence is from Hevea brasiliensis isolate MT/VB/25A 57/8 chromosome 7, ASM3005281v1, whole genome shotgun sequence.
GCTTCAAACCCCTTTTTCTAATGAATCATAttctaacttaaaaaaaaaaattgagataatAGTGAGAATTGTCTTCAAAAGACAattagatttttttaaaaaaaattttaagcattaggttttttttatatattaggcAAATGTAATCCtccatttaataaaaaaattacattGAAACAATGCCTTTgaacaaaatataaattttaaatatcataatacttttttacataaatttatttataaaaattaaaaacataTAATATCTTACTTTATAATATATCAAATATTTAtacaaatatataattaaatactcatacaaatatataatatataaaatttaaaatattaattaaaatttatatgttttataaattaataataattataaaataattattgttcCCCTCAGGTTCAGATTTCAAACAGATTCGTTAAAGcaacaaaataaattaatcttctcaagaaaaaattaaaaaaaatggctGCACATAAACGGTGGAAATTGGTGCCGTTTTGAGTGGGCTGAAATGTGGTAATAACTGGGTATCTAGATCGAAAGGACGAGGCGAGCAGCTCTCTGGTTCAGGAAAACAATGGCATTCGAGATGCCGTACGATCAAATAAAGGAGCTCCAGATCTCACTTCGCAAGGAGGCTGGTCTTGCCTCCTACAACCCGGAAGACCCTCAACTTCCCGATTTACCCTCTTTCCAAGGCGCAATTTCCGAGCTTGACCCTTCTCCTCCGTACCTTCGATGTAAGCAATGCAAAGGCAGGCTTCTCAGAGGCATTAATTCTGTGATTTGCGTTTTCTGTGGTATACAGCAGAACAAGGATGTCGCTCCTGACCCAATCAAGTTCACTTCTACTTTTGGTTGCCGTTGGTTTCTTCAGTCTCTCGACTTGGATGGATCCGTAAGATCAGAATTTCGAAATTTctagttttttttctttttaaggaGATTGCCTTAATCTGTTTGCATTTGATGGTTGCTGTGAGAATGATTGTTGGGTTTCCTTTAATTCCTGAAAAAGTTGAATTTTTTTAAGATGTATTTTGCTAGTTTTGCTGGAACGTTTTAGTGTAGTGATGATCTTAATCTGTTTGTTTTATTGGTTGTTTCTGAAATTAGAAAAGATGACAATGGATTGGAGACACTTGGGTGCTGATTTAAAAGCATTATATTGGGCTAGATTTGAAGCGTGAAGTTTAGCTTCCAAGTGCTACTTTGATGATGCCTTAATCAGTTAGGTTTAGGCTTTCTAGCGGCTGAGCATTTAATGAGAAGTTTGCGTTAGTGCCTTTGAGTGATGACAGTTTTGCCTTTCATTTGATGGTTGGTTGCCTTATTGCAGTTAGCATTTTCTTGAAGTTCCATCGTAAGTGTGATTGATGTGGACTCTTGAGCACCACGAATCGTTAAAAGGTTGCACTACTTGAGGATAGACCACTTAGGTAGAACTCACCCTTGAAAATCGGTTTGCAAGGAGAAGTTGCCTAGGACTTATTAACCTCTCGGTTAACAATACCTATGCTTAGAGAATCAACGTCCTCAATTGGTCACAGTCACGTTGGTCATGGCTAGGACCCTACACATGACCACCTGTTCTTACACAATAGGTCTAGGTCGTCACTCCGTGAGCTATCACCTAATGGATCACCACTTCCGAGTGTCAAGTCTTGCAAGATGGGTGggctggctctaataccaattgatacGAACTGTTAAGCACCATGAATCGCTAAAATTGCACCAAGTGAGGATAAACCACTTAGTTAGAATTCAACCTTGCAAACTGGCTTGCAAGGAGAGGGTGCCAGGGACTTATTAACCAGTGatgttctttttctttttgtactGTTTTTTATAACAAGTGCTACTTTGCAGTTTCATTATATAATTCAAtgattcttttctttttcttttttttttttgtttgtgaCTCCCCTTTGGTTGACTAGATATATCCAATAAGTTTTGGGATTCCCAATATGAAATATATTTGGTTAACATATCATACTGTTTTATAGGAGCTTGTGGCACCGTCAGTCGAATCAAATGCATCTAGCAGAGGACAAAATACACCAGAAATTGAGTTTCCCTTATTAGATCTTTTAGATTTAGAAATAAGATGGCCTTCTGAACCTGAGAAATTTGAGAGTAGTGTTTCTGAAAAGGCACCAGCTCAGTGGTTGGGTACTCTGAGTTTGGCTGGAGTTGATCTGGACAACTTTTTTACTGAAGCTAAAGTAGACGCTGTTTCTGCATCTACTGAGGAACAGTTTACACTGAAAAATCATGAGGATGCTACTGGAAGTAATGCGTTTGGAGGTCATGGAAATCTTAGCTTGTTTGAGAATGTCAAGCCTTCTGAGGAAGTTCCTGCAAGCTCGAAGGAAGATGAAAGTGGTGACTCATTTTCTGGTTGGGAGGCTGATTTTCAATCGGCTAGTTCTGGAACTCAACAACAGGAATTGAAATTATCTGATCCTTTTATGGGATCTGCTGGTACTGGAATTCAACACCAGGAATCCAAATTATCTGATCCTTTTGTGGGATCCTCTTCAGTTGATCTTTCTTCCCAGATGGATGATGTTTTTGGACCTGGAAAAGAGTTGGTTGatgataaaacaaaagaaaatataaCTTCTGCATCCAATATGAAAGATTGGTTTGAAGGTGATCTATGGAGCAAGTCCAGTACTGAGGTAGCTGTCCAGGAAGATCAGTTTGAAGTTCCGGAAAATGCTAAGGATAACAGAACAGCACGGAGCACAGATAATTCTTCTTCTATGAATGTTGATTGGATTAAAGACAATCAGTGGCAAACCACCACCAGTAGTAACATAGCAGCTGATAATAGAACCGTCAATGAAGATGATGATTCATTTGATGCTTGGAATGATTTTACAAGCTCAACTAGTGTACAAGTTCCTTCTATTAATTTGTTGAAACAAGATGTTAATTGCACAATGCCTTCTGTTGAGCAGGAATCAGAAAGCTTGTTCAGTGGAACTAGTAACTCAAAGGATGTTGATTTTGGTAGCTTTTCACAGCAGGATTGTTTTCCAGAAACTTTTA
It contains:
- the LOC110631570 gene encoding uncharacterized protein LOC110631570, which produces MAFEMPYDQIKELQISLRKEAGLASYNPEDPQLPDLPSFQGAISELDPSPPYLRCKQCKGRLLRGINSVICVFCGIQQNKDVAPDPIKFTSTFGCRWFLQSLDLDGSELVAPSVESNASSRGQNTPEIEFPLLDLLDLEIRWPSEPEKFESSVSEKAPAQWLGTLSLAGVDLDNFFTEAKVDAVSASTEEQFTLKNHEDATGSNAFGGHGNLSLFENVKPSEEVPASSKEDESGDSFSGWEADFQSASSGTQQQELKLSDPFMGSAGTGIQHQESKLSDPFVGSSSVDLSSQMDDVFGPGKELVDDKTKENITSASNMKDWFEGDLWSKSSTEVAVQEDQFEVPENAKDNRTARSTDNSSSMNVDWIKDNQWQTTTSSNIAADNRTVNEDDDSFDAWNDFTSSTSVQVPSINLLKQDVNCTMPSVEQESESLFSGTSNSKDVDFGSFSQQDCFPETFINHNGSAEADTMVSESSVSDSMTVMNGRDGESLEEVENFSNENSKLKADGAEMLMSQMHDLSFMLASNLSLPQKKDPHKIDPFSYFSDKD